GATCTGCCGCAACTGCTCGGCCTCCAACCGGCGGAAGATGATCACCTCGTCGATGCGGTTGAGGAACTCCGGCCGGAAGTTCTCCTGGAGCCGACGCATCAGCCGCTCCCGCAGCTCGTCGCTCTCCTGTTCGCTGCCGGGCGCGCCCGACCCGAAGCCGACCGACCGTTGGCTGCCGGTGATCAGCTCCGAGCCCAGGTTGCTCGTCATGATCAGGACGGTGTTCTTGAAGTTGACCGTGCGCCCCTGGCTGTCGGTGAGCCGTCCGTCGTCCAGCACCTGCAACAGGATGTTGAACACGTCGGGGTGGGCCTTCTCGATCTCGTCCAGCAGCACCACCGCGTACGGGCGGCGGCGCACCGCCTCGGTGAGCTGGCCGGCCTCCTCGTACCCGACGTAGCCGGGCGGGGCACCGACCAACCGGCTGACCGTGTGCCGTTCCTGGAACTCGCTCATGTCCACCCGGACCATCCGGTCGGCCTCACCGAACAGCGCCTCGGCCAGGGCCCGCCCCAGTTCGGTCTTGCCCACGCCGGTGGGACCGAGGAACAGGAAACTGCCCATCGGCCGGTTCGGGTCGGCCAGCCCGGTCCGGGAGCGGCGCACCGCCTCGGCGACCGCCCCGACGGCGTCGTCCTGCCCGACGACCTTCTCGTGCAGTTGGCCCTCCAGGCGCAGCAGCCGGTCCCGTTCCTCCTCGGTGAGCTGGCTGGCCGGGATGCCGGTGGCCCGGGAGACCACCTCGGCGATCTCGTCCGGCCCCACCTCGGGCACCTGGTTGTCGGAGCCGTCCTCACCCCGGGCGCGCTGCACCTGCCGTTCCAGGTCGGAGACCCGGTCGCGCAGCGTGGAGGCGCGCTCGTACTGTTCGTCGGCGACGGCCTGCTCCTTGTCCCGGCGTACCTCCTCGAGCTGCTGCTCCAGGTCGCGGACGTCGGCGGCGGGGGTGCGGGTCCGCAACCGGACGCGCGCGCCGGCCTGGTCGATCAGGTCGATCGCCTTGTCCGGCAGGAAGCGGTCGGTGACGTACCGGTCGGACAGCTCGGTGGCGGTGACCAGCGCCTCGTCGGTGAACCGCACCTGGTGGTGGGCCTCGTAGCGGTCCCGCAGCCCGCGCAGGATGGAGACGGTGTCCTCGACGGTGGGCTCCGGCACGAAGACCGGCTGGAACCGTCGGGCCAGCGCGGCGTCCTTCTCGATGCTGCGGCGGTACTCGTCCAGCGTGGTCGCGCCGATCACCCGCAACTCGCCCCGCGCCAGGGCGGGCTTGAGCATGTTGGACGCGTCCATCCCGCCCTCGCTGCCGGCGCCGCCCGCGCCGACCAGGGTGTGGATCTCGTCCAGGAAGATGATCAGCTCGTCGCGGTGCGCCCGGATCTCGTCGATCACCTTCTTCAGGCGTTCCTCGAAGTCGCCCCGATAACGGGTGCCGGCGACCAGCCCGGCCAGGTCGAGCTGGACGACCCGCTTGCCGAGCAGGGTCTGCGGCACGTCGCCGTCGCAGATCCGTTCGGCCAGGCCCTCCACGATCGCGGTCTTGCCGACGCCCGCCTCGCCGATCAGGACCGGGTTGTTCTTGGTCCGCCGGGACAGGATCTCCACCGCCTGCTCGATCTCGTCGGCACGCCCGATCACCGGGTCGATCTGGTCGTTGCGGGCCAGGTCGGTGAGGTCCTGGCCGTACTGGTCGAGGGTGGGCGTGCCCCGGTCCGGGCGCGGGTTGGTCATCGGTCCGCGTTCGGCGTTGGCGGCCTGCAACGACTCCGGCTGGATCCGCCCGGCGGCGAGCATCCGGCCGGCCGGCGACTCCGGGTTGAGCGGCAACGCCATCAGGATGTGCTCGGGGCCGATGTAGTTCGCCCCCATCGCCCGGGAGAGCTGATGGGCGTCGAGCAGTGCCCGCTTCGCCGCCGGGGTGAGCGACAGGTTGGGTGGCACGTCGCCCTGCGGGGCGCCGTCGGCACGTCCACCCAGCGCGTTGAGCAGGGTGTCCGGGTCCGCGCCGGCCCGGCGGACCAGGTCCCGCAGCGGCTCGCGTTGCAGCGCCGCCCACAGCAGGTGGTCGGTGTCCAGGTCGCTGCTCTGCTTCTGGGCGGCCCGGCGTGCCGCGTCGGCGAGCATCTCCCGGGCGTCGGCGGTCATCAGCCGGGTGATGTCGACCCGGTGCGCGGGGCGTCGCCCGCCCTCGCCCCGACCGAAGTACCGCGCCAGGAACTCGTCCCACGGGTCGGAGCCGAAGTCGCCGGGTCCCATCATCTCTGTCCTCCGCGGTCGGCGCGAGACGGTCGGCACGGGCTACCCGGCCCCAGGCCGGACAAACGCCACCGACGGGCACCGGCCGGGACGGCACCCGGTCGGGCGTGCCGCACCGCAGGGCGGTCGGGTGGATGGCAGGGTGGGCGGATGGAGTCGACCCCGCTGCTGATCGTGGACGCCGCCAACGTCGTCGGGTCCCGCCCGGACGGCTGGTGGCGGGACCGGGCCGGCGCCACCGCCCGACTACGGGACACGCTGGCCCCGGTGGGCGGACGCGGCGTACCGCCGGAGGTGTCCCCACCGGTCGAGGTGGTGCTGGTGGTGGAGGGCGCCGCGCGGGACGTACCCGGCGTCGACGGGGTCCGGGTGGTCGCGGCCGACGGCTCCGGCGACGACGCCGTGGTCGAGCTGGTCGCCGACGCCGGTCAACGGCGCCGGGTGGTGGTCACCGCCGATCGGGCGCTGCGGGACCGGGTGACCGCGCTCGGCGCGGAGGTGTACGGCCCCCGCTGGCTGCGTGGCTGACCGGGCGGGCGCCGGTCGCCCTGCGTGACCCTCCGACCTCGGGTCCCACGAATCGGACTCGCCGCGCCTGCGGTCGACAACCGGTCAGTAGGGCAGCAACACTGACAGGGTATGTTCGTCCCCCGACCGGCATAGGCTCTAATGGAGTCCTCCCCGCCCCCAGGAGGTTCCGCGTGGCGAGCGTCGCCGAGCTCAAGGCAGCCATCGATGTCGCGCTTCAGCAGATCGGTGACGGCCAGAGCGCCGTGCAGGCCGCCGGCGAGAAACTGGCCGAGGCGCAACAGACGCTGGCGGGCGCCCTGGAGGGCAGCGGCCACACCACCGTCGAGGCGGCTCAGGCGTCGTTGACGCAGGCCAGCCAGGAGTTGGAGGAGTGCCTCGCCGCGACGCTCGTCGCGGTCGAGCAGGCCCAGCAGTACGTCGCGACGCTGTAGGGGCGGGCGTGTCCATCGTCGAGGACGTCGGCGCACAGGTCCGGGCCGCTGCCGAGGACCTGCCCATGGGACTGCTCGGGCAGGCGCTGGAGAAGTTCGGGCTGGCCGCCGAACGGCTGCGCTGGGTGCGGCAGGAGTCGGCCAACCCGTTGGGCGTGCCGGAGCTCTCCGCCGCGACCGAGCACGCCGAGACCGCCGGGTACGCGCTGCGCGTCGCCCAGGAGCAGCTCACCGCGTACCTGGCCGCGATCGGGCTGGCCCCCGACGGTGCCGCGCCGCCGCCGGTCGGTGACCAGGAGCGTCGCCCGGCCCACGACGCCCCCCGGGCCGCCGAGCCGGTGGCCGACGCCCCGGAGGCCGCCGGTGAGGTGCGGCTGCGCCGCTGGTGGTCGGTGCGGGTGGCGGAGCTGACCGGCGGCCGCGAGGGCCCGGCCGAGGAACCCGACGAGCGCATCGCCGACTCCCAGGAACTGCTGCGCCGGGTGGTTCGCGGGGTCCGCTCCGGCGACCGCGACCGGCTGCACCGTGACCTGCGCGGCGCGCACGCCGACGTCGGCCTGGGGCTGGCCGCGGTGGCCCCGCCGATGCTGCGCGACCTCGCCGCCGAGCTGCTCGGCCATCCGCCGCGCGGCGACGACCTGTCCCGGCTGCGGCGCGAGCTGGACGGCCGGGTCCGGGACCTGCTGCCCGGCCTGCCCGCCCCGGTGCTGGACACGCTGCTGACCCGGGTCTGCCGGATGCCTCCGCCGCGTCGGGGCGAGGACGAGCAGCCGCACGCCGCCGACCCGGCGGTCACCGCCGGGGTGCTCACCGGCGTCCTGCTCGACCGACTCGGCCGCGACCTGCCCGCCGACGGCGATGAAAGGAAGGGCCCCCTGTTAACGCCTCAGGTAGTAAAGGGGTCCCCTCCTCACGCCGGCGACGCACCCCGCACCACTGCGAAGGGCGGTTCGGGCGCGGGCACACCCGGCGCACGGCCGTTCGGCGGGGCGGGTCCGCGCCGACCGGGACACGGTGTCGATGGCTGACCGGCGCAGCCAGCTGGTCGCCCGGGTCCGGGAACTGCTCGCCGAGGCACTCGGCGCGTCCCGCACCCGGTCCGCCACGGCCCAGACGACGCTGGCCGCCGCCCGCGACCGGGCGGTACGCGTCCGGCGCGCGGCGGTCGGCGTACCGGAACGGGTGGGTGCCGAACGGGACAAACGGCTCGCCGAGATCGACGCCCGGCACGCCTCGCGGCTGGCCGCCCTGGCCCGGCGGGCCGCCGAGGCGGCGACCCGGGAGGCACCGGGTGCCGGGTCGGCGGACTGGCCGGGGTGGCGACCCACCCCCGCCACCCGGGGCGAGCCGCCGGGCGCCACCCGCGTGGGCACCATCCGGCTGCCCGACACCGAGCCGGTGCCGGCGCTGGTGTCGCTGCTCGACGGCGGGCACGTCGCGCTCGACGGCGATCCGGACGGCTGCGCCGCGGTGGTGTCGGCACTGCTGCTGCGCAGCCTCGGCCGGGCCGCGCCCGGCACCGTCCGGGTGGTCGGCTACGACCCGGACCAGCTCGGCGGCGGGCTGGCCGGGTTCGCCCCGCTGGGCACCGCCGGGCTGCTCACCTTCGTCGGCCCGGGTGGCCTGGGCCGGTTGCTGGACGACCTGGTGGAGCAGATCCGCCGGATCAACGAGACGGTGCTCGCCGGTGAGCACGCCTCGCTGCGCGAGCTGGCCGCCGCGACCGGACGACGGCCGGAGCCGTGGCGGGTGGCGGTGTTGCTCGGCGGCGACGAACTGTCCCGGCACGAGCGCGGCCAGCTCGACCGGGTGGTACGCGCCGGGGTGGCCTGCGGCGTCCACCTGATCGTGCGCGGGGTGCCGCTGCCCGACGACGCGGCGCTGACCCGGATCGTGGTCACCGCCGACGGCGCCCGGGTCGGCACCCTGCCGGTACGCCTCGACCCGCCGCCGCCGGCCACCCTGGTCACCGAGACCTGCCGGCAGATCGCCTCGGTGGTCAGCGCCGGCCCGGCACCCACCCCCTTCACCGATCTGTTGCCGCCGCCGGAGCAGATGTGGCGGGAGGACTCGGCGACCGGGTTGACCGCCCCGATCGGCGAGGGACCGCAGGGCAGACCGGTGCTGCTGACCCTCGGCGACTACCCGCCGCACGCGTTGATCGGTGGCCCGTCCGGCACCGGCAAGACCAATCTGATCTTCGCCTGGATCGGCGCGCTCGCCGCCCGCTACTCCCCCGCCGAACTGGAGTTCTATCTCCTGGACTTCAAGGAGGGGGTGTCCTTCGCCCGGTTCGCCAAGGGACGGCGGGACCCGAGCTGGCTGCCGCACATGCGTCTGGTCGGCATCAACGTCAACACCGACCGTGAGTTCGGCCTGGCGTTGCTGCGCTTCCTCGCCGAGGAGCTGCGCCGACGCGCCGACGCGGCGAAGAAGCACGAGGTCACCAAGCTGGCCGAACTCCGCGCGGTGGACCCGACCGGGCACTGGCCCCGGATCGTTGCGGTGGTCGACGAGTTCCAGATGCTGCTGGCGGGCCGGGACGCGGTGGCCCGGGAGGCGGCCGACCTGCTGGAGGACCTGGCCCGCCGGGGCCGCTCGCAGGGCATCCACCTGGTGCTGGCCTCGCAGGACGTACGCGGCATCGAGGCACTGTGGGGCCGTCCGGCGCTGGTCGCCCAGTTCACCCTGCGCATCGCGCTGCCCAAGGCGCTGCGCATCCTCGCCGAACGCAACGACGCCGCGCAGTCACTGCCGAAGTTCCACGCGGTGGTCAACGCCGAGTCGGGGCTGCCGGAGGGCAACGAGGTGGCCCGGATCCCGTCGGCCAGCGAGTGGGAGACCTGGAGCGAGTTGCAGCACCGGCTGTGGCGGATGCGCCCGGCCGAGGCGGCACCGGCCCGTCTCTTCGACGGTGACGCGATCCCCCGACTGGCCGAGGCACCGGACTTCCGGGCGCTGATGCCGCCGGAGGCGGGTACGCCGCGCGGCCCGGTCGCGCTGCTCGGCGAGATCATCGACGTGCAGGCCCGGTCGGCGGCGCTGCGGCTGCCCCGTGCACCGGGACGCAACCTGGCGGTGCTGGGTACCCGGATCGACGAGGCGTGTGCGGTGCTGGACGCGGCGGCCCGCTCGCTGGCCCGGCAGCACCGGCCCGGCACCGCCCGGTTCTCCATCGCCTGCCTGGATCCGGACGCCGACCCGGCGGCCAGGGCGCTCTACGAGGACCTCGCCGACGACGCCGCCTGGTACGACGAGGAGACGGTGGCCGAGCTGATGGCCGAGACCGCCGAGGGGCTCGGTGGGCCGGGCAGCGGGGGCGGGCCGCACTACCTGCTGCTCTTCGCCGTCGACGCGGCCTCGGGCGCGCTCGCCGCGCGGGCCGGCAGATCCACCGGGCTGGAACACCTGCGCCGGATCCTGCACGACGGCCCGGAGCGGCGTACCCACGTGCTGGCCTGGTGGCGGGGGGTGGCGCGGATGAAGGTCGACCTGGGTGGCACCGGCGCCCGCACCGACCAGATCGGTGCCTGGGTCGCCCTGGACACCCACGGCGGGGACCTGAGCGGGCCGTTGTACCCCGGCAGCGGCGGACCGGACTGGTATCCCCGGCCGTGGCGGGGACTCTTCTTCGACCGGGCGGTGCACCGCACCGGGCAGACCATCATTCCCTACGGACCGGCCCGATGAACGAACCGGTGACCAGCGAGACCTACGCCGCCCAGCTGCGGCGGCTCGCCGAGCTGACCGCGCGGGTGCAGGAACAACGCGCCGAGGCGAACGCCTGGTACGCCCAGCAGTGCGCGGCGGCCGACCGGGCGGTGGCCGAGTCCGCCGACGAGGTCAACCGGGCCGAGCGGGAACTGGCCGCGGCCCGCGAGTCCCAGGATCTGGTGGACTCCGAGACGGCGATGCTGTGGCAGGAGCTGAACAGCCGGCTGGGTGGCGGCGGGCGGCGGGCGGGCACACCCCCGGCGCCGACGCAGGACGCCACCGGCGATCCGATGCCGCTGCTGGACGCCGCGCGGGACCTGCTGCGCCGCACCCGCCAGCCGGGCGAGCTGCCGAACAGCGTGAACCCGCTGCTGGCGCTCTGCGGGGTGGTCGGCGGGGTGCTCGCGTACGCGCTGGGGGCGGGTGCCCGCGCGCTGGGCGGGCGGGCCGACGGTGAGCTGTCCGTGGGTCTGCCGGTGCTGGCGCTGGTGGTGACGCTGCTCGGCCCGGTGATCGGGCTGGTGCCGGCCCGCGTGATCGCCGACCGGCGGCACGCGGTGCTGAGCCCACGCCCGGTGATCGTGGTGGTGGCCGCCGGCCTGGTCACCACGCTGCTCCTGCTGATCGTGACCTGAGTCGGCCGACGTCCGCCCGCCGCGCCGTGACCTGGCCCGCTGCCCTCATCGCCGCACCCGGGCCCGGCACGGACCCGACAGGGCAGAGCACGGACCGGACCCGGGACCGCACGGACCGGCCCGGCACCGCGCGGTGCCGGGCCGATGCCGTCGGGTGGGTACGAGTCCGGAGGTCAGGCGGGGACGAGTACGGCCTCACGCAGCAGTCGCCGGGTGAGCGTGAGGCGGTCGGCGTCGTCGTCGAGGCCGGGCAGGTCACCGACCCGGACGACCGACCCGGCGAGCAGGACCCGCAGCGCGGCGGTGCACTGCGCGGGCAGCGTGACCGTGCGGTCGAACAGCCGCAGCACCACCTGCTCGCCCCGCTCGTCGAGCTGTCGGTGCAGCCCGGGGCGGACGGTGACCCGACTGTCGGCGTCCAGCGCGGCGATCGCGGCGGCCTGCGCGAGCGGTCGCAGCGGCGCCGGACGCGACGCCGGCCAGGCACGCTGCCGCAGCCGGGCCGCGACCTCGGCCGCGTCGGCCCGCAGCAGCCAGTCGCGCAGCGCCTCCACGGTCTCGGTCAGCTCCGGTTCGATGGCGTCCGGGTCGGCCAGGTCGGTGCCGAACGGCAGCGTGGCCCGCAGCCGACGGTCCTCGGCGGCCAGCGCGAGCAACTCCTCGACCAGGGCGTACCGGGTGAACGCGCGGATGCCGACGGTCAGGTGCAGGGAGCTGGTCTCCTGGGCCTGGGCGCTGTGCAGCCAGCCCCGGGGCAGATAGAGCGCGTCTCCCGGTTCGAGCACCACGTCGAGGGCGGGTGTGCCCTGGGCGGTCGCGGTGACCTCGTCGGCCCGGCCACCCCACTGCTGGCGTTCCAGCGGGTCGGGCAGCACCGGCGGGTGGATGCGCCACTGCTTGCGGCCGTCGACCTGGAGCACGAACACGTCGTGGGTGTCGTAGTGGGTGGCGAAGCCCTGGTTGCCCGCCGGTGTCAGGTAGGCGTTGACCTGCATCGGCTGCCCGACGGCCAGGCTGAGGTCACGGGTGAAGTCGATCAGCGCCGGCCAGGTGCGGTGCAGGCCCTGCAGGACGAGGGTGGCCCCGTCCGCGTACAACCGCATGACCTTCTCGTCCAGGACCTGGTCGCCGATCTCGGCGCCGGCACCGCCGCCGCCGGTGTAGCGCGCCGCCGGCAGCACCTGGCCGTCCTTGGCCACCCGCAGGAAGGGGGTACGCAGACCGCGCCGACTGAGCAGCTCGTCGGCGTCGGCGGGGCTGAGCAGGTCGGTGAAGCCGGCCGGGTTGGGCAGC
Above is a window of Verrucosispora sp. NA02020 DNA encoding:
- a CDS encoding cupin domain-containing protein, producing MTRLDPPGGHGRPAVPSVPAGAASREPAAPHGAVEAAAPGGSASTAEAALARCVSVEAAKFAAAHWGQTPLLSRAAELPNPAGFTDLLSPADADELLSRRGLRTPFLRVAKDGQVLPAARYTGGGGAGAEIGDQVLDEKVMRLYADGATLVLQGLHRTWPALIDFTRDLSLAVGQPMQVNAYLTPAGNQGFATHYDTHDVFVLQVDGRKQWRIHPPVLPDPLERQQWGGRADEVTATAQGTPALDVVLEPGDALYLPRGWLHSAQAQETSSLHLTVGIRAFTRYALVEELLALAAEDRRLRATLPFGTDLADPDAIEPELTETVEALRDWLLRADAAEVAARLRQRAWPASRPAPLRPLAQAAAIAALDADSRVTVRPGLHRQLDERGEQVVLRLFDRTVTLPAQCTAALRVLLAGSVVRVGDLPGLDDDADRLTLTRRLLREAVLVPA
- a CDS encoding FtsK/SpoIIIE domain-containing protein; amino-acid sequence: MADRRSQLVARVRELLAEALGASRTRSATAQTTLAAARDRAVRVRRAAVGVPERVGAERDKRLAEIDARHASRLAALARRAAEAATREAPGAGSADWPGWRPTPATRGEPPGATRVGTIRLPDTEPVPALVSLLDGGHVALDGDPDGCAAVVSALLLRSLGRAAPGTVRVVGYDPDQLGGGLAGFAPLGTAGLLTFVGPGGLGRLLDDLVEQIRRINETVLAGEHASLRELAAATGRRPEPWRVAVLLGGDELSRHERGQLDRVVRAGVACGVHLIVRGVPLPDDAALTRIVVTADGARVGTLPVRLDPPPPATLVTETCRQIASVVSAGPAPTPFTDLLPPPEQMWREDSATGLTAPIGEGPQGRPVLLTLGDYPPHALIGGPSGTGKTNLIFAWIGALAARYSPAELEFYLLDFKEGVSFARFAKGRRDPSWLPHMRLVGINVNTDREFGLALLRFLAEELRRRADAAKKHEVTKLAELRAVDPTGHWPRIVAVVDEFQMLLAGRDAVAREAADLLEDLARRGRSQGIHLVLASQDVRGIEALWGRPALVAQFTLRIALPKALRILAERNDAAQSLPKFHAVVNAESGLPEGNEVARIPSASEWETWSELQHRLWRMRPAEAAPARLFDGDAIPRLAEAPDFRALMPPEAGTPRGPVALLGEIIDVQARSAALRLPRAPGRNLAVLGTRIDEACAVLDAAARSLARQHRPGTARFSIACLDPDADPAARALYEDLADDAAWYDEETVAELMAETAEGLGGPGSGGGPHYLLLFAVDAASGALAARAGRSTGLEHLRRILHDGPERRTHVLAWWRGVARMKVDLGGTGARTDQIGAWVALDTHGGDLSGPLYPGSGGPDWYPRPWRGLFFDRAVHRTGQTIIPYGPAR
- a CDS encoding ATP-dependent Clp protease ATP-binding subunit; the encoded protein is MMGPGDFGSDPWDEFLARYFGRGEGGRRPAHRVDITRLMTADAREMLADAARRAAQKQSSDLDTDHLLWAALQREPLRDLVRRAGADPDTLLNALGGRADGAPQGDVPPNLSLTPAAKRALLDAHQLSRAMGANYIGPEHILMALPLNPESPAGRMLAAGRIQPESLQAANAERGPMTNPRPDRGTPTLDQYGQDLTDLARNDQIDPVIGRADEIEQAVEILSRRTKNNPVLIGEAGVGKTAIVEGLAERICDGDVPQTLLGKRVVQLDLAGLVAGTRYRGDFEERLKKVIDEIRAHRDELIIFLDEIHTLVGAGGAGSEGGMDASNMLKPALARGELRVIGATTLDEYRRSIEKDAALARRFQPVFVPEPTVEDTVSILRGLRDRYEAHHQVRFTDEALVTATELSDRYVTDRFLPDKAIDLIDQAGARVRLRTRTPAADVRDLEQQLEEVRRDKEQAVADEQYERASTLRDRVSDLERQVQRARGEDGSDNQVPEVGPDEIAEVVSRATGIPASQLTEEERDRLLRLEGQLHEKVVGQDDAVGAVAEAVRRSRTGLADPNRPMGSFLFLGPTGVGKTELGRALAEALFGEADRMVRVDMSEFQERHTVSRLVGAPPGYVGYEEAGQLTEAVRRRPYAVVLLDEIEKAHPDVFNILLQVLDDGRLTDSQGRTVNFKNTVLIMTSNLGSELITGSQRSVGFGSGAPGSEQESDELRERLMRRLQENFRPEFLNRIDEVIIFRRLEAEQLRQITGLLLEETRRRLHAQDIEVDFTTAGVDWLAEHGYQPEFGARPLRRVIQREVDNHLSRMLLEQQLSPGQRVTVDARDGRLVFDVAAGARGHATASTTHPR